The following proteins are co-located in the Argopecten irradians isolate NY chromosome 9, Ai_NY, whole genome shotgun sequence genome:
- the LOC138332312 gene encoding putative leucine-rich repeat-containing protein DDB_G0290503 isoform X1, with the protein MRWLLEDLEYSYGTEPNIMETENKENQLVPTFEKVLLNTATASPAICRTPLQSVNNLTVNRSTKKALYSQITPVVKTPGRKAGRACQSLLVYQDKEQPNTEEVLLNSLVCKKVDEVIAKAKLQYENQIAEKEKTIADLQSMVDNVEVTVSNGKQDKGRENTSLTETKSLGTQIGPTETNIFGTQTDPVEMINSETQIDPIETNNCETQIDHVETNSSWTQVSPIETNNSWTQFEPLETNNLGTQIEPIETNSLGTQIDPVETNTLGSQIEAVETNSLGTQFEPIETNSCETQADGSPCLRCEQMDNDILEKQVSLYVNSIVTKCTADLQCEQIAAFLNQTTDADRDHQLVSANSVIQELRTELDQYTGLTESVVLAETLQVKIQQSVEDNYHKLRAAANRLAYLQSQTEQQASDMKEKMEANDLQMKRCQHEKLEVLEKYESMEKMLEMSRDSLAQMEALYKTTSAELTITKSQIQVNSSEVISLTKAYEDSEAGLKEMQSRYTVDTEKLTEEKNLLTSQLEQMEVTLNDLRTDLSDVQEKLSVTEKEVVSQGETITALNSQLEQTKENAAVQVELNRGIKSKNEDLLRSIEEKNDDNAKLRQKLSELESQHRCAEEQSESEMEVLRQRCDSLLTEQALTRQAHINQVRDLEQELARRDCSGQLRTAHGLIQELQTELAEYTELSDSLKMAEILQAKVQEVVTENFLKVKTAADKLLTLKRNIDTEKSEVADQKKVNEEEKVDLEEMKVKLESSQQSMAQFETLYNSTSADLLNAANQVEALTGELHTTKTAYEACQLGKEEVLNKLKEFEKNERSKSEEIQGLQISLKAKEEELESVSKRLTQVETQSKEKEQLITCEKEHLILEVNNLQRTLDSRDEDVEQAEKELYEIREYMTEKLETLDRLKLEAEARNMELDKCQKENVKLRDNCAVMQSSIQEFKATVQSNAYELSETKGHASRMLHEQAEELRECSQSATALTDKMNTLLQELRRKVGISTQQNAPTNSEVCKENPDVEEPCENNKNKRNCKARKSFLSEIFLAASKKETSLVSPLREEYGNGSDEVGEESPGSDQNISGIYPLQSSTEVSPATISRNKLGSSSSSAFAPVRTGQSLIVPQAGPLGSSSDKDSTDEAINVNQESNTSEPVSQPEETLTQQINTINEYFTEIIRLASIVEKASRLSIDEVNADNEELRQNIQRLQIVEQDVVRKEKEVVRQKEVITTLEQRLENMAENLERFSDQESLIMSQKAELMDLRSQLRALEGEKQVLKDQVKEAVGRMSEKSQGGEGSSNITEVFNLKMKIQKLRDQLLKKDDYYEELSNKATRRIKVLEENWRRAEAEVYRFDELIEIVEQTLTKRADLVTQHQELKYLQKIIQGQKSLPSERDSASVPLKSIKTAKW; encoded by the exons AGATGGCTGCTTGAAGATTTAGAATATTCATATGGTACAGAACCTAACATAATGGaaacagaaaacaaagaaaaccaACTGGTGCCTACTTTTGAAAAG GTATTGCTTAACACAGCCACTGCTTCCCCAGCGATTTGTAGAACTCCACTTCAGAGTGTGAACAACCTTACTGTCAACCGCAGTACTAAGAAAGCCTTGTACAGTCAGATCACACCAGTAGTAAAAACTCCAGGGCGAAAGGCCGGCAG GGCATGTCAGTCACTGCTTGTGTATCAGGATAAAGAACAACCTAACACTGAGGAGGTGCTCCTTAATTCACTGGTGTGTAAGAAGGTGGACGAAGTCATCGCCAAGGCTAAACTG CAATATGAAAATCAGATAGCAGAAAAGGAGAAAACAATAGCCGATCTCCAGAGTATGGTTGATAATGTGGAGGTTACTGTGAGCAATGGAAAACAAGATAAAGGAAGAGAAAACACTAGTCTTACAGAAACAAAAAGTTTAGGGACACAGATTGGTCCAacagaaacaaacatttttggAACCCAGACTGATCCTGTTGAAATGATCAATTCAGAAACACAGATCGACCCTatagaaacaaacaattgtgaAACCCAGATTGACCATGTAGAAACAAACAGTTCATGGACACAGGTTAGTCCTATCGAAACAAATAATTCATGGACTCAGTTTGAGCCTTTGGAAACAAACAATTTGGGGACGCAGATTGAACCTATAGAAACAAACAGTTTGGGGACACAGATTGATCCAGTTGAAACAAACACTTTAGGGTCACAGATTGAAGCTGTAGAAACAAACAGTTTAGGAACTCAGTTTGAACCTATAGAAACAAACAGTTGTGAGACCCAGGCAGATGGTTCTCCGTGTCTGCGATGTGAACAGATGGACAATGATATCCTAGAGAAACAAGTGTCTCTGTATGTCAACAGTATTGTCACCAAGTGTACAGCTGATCTACAATGTGAACAG ATCGCTGCATTTTTAAATCAGACAACGGATGCCGATCGAGACCACCAACTTGTGAGTGCCAACTCTGTGATACAAGAACTACGGACTGAACTAGACCAGTATACAGGGCTAACTGAGAGTGTCGTACTGGCCGAGACACTGCAG GTAAAGATACAACAGAGTGTAGAAGATAACTACCACAAGTTGAGGGCAGCTGCCAACAGATTGGCTTATCTTCAGTCACAGACAGAGCAACAG GCATCTGACATGAAGGAAAAAATGGAAGCTAATGATCTACAAATGAAGCGTTGTCAGCATGAGAAGTTGGAAGTCCTGGAAAAGTATGAAAGTATGGAGAAAATGTTAGAGATGTCGCGGGACAGTCTGGCACAG ATGGAGGctctctataaaacaacatcagcAGAACTAACCATCACAAAGAGTCAGATCCAAGTGAACAGCAGTGAGGTGATCTCACTGACTAAAG CTTATGAGGACAGTGAAGCAGGGTTAAAAGAAATGCAGAGCCGATATACTGTTGACACAGAAAAATTAACAGAGGAGAAAAATCT ACTCACCTCACAACTTGAACAGATGGAAGTTACCCTGAATGATCTCCGTACAGACTTAAGTGATGTTCAGGAAAAGCTATCTGTCACCGAGAAGGAGGTAGTCAgtcaaggggagacaatcacaGCTCTCAACAGTCAGCTAGAGCAAACCAAGGAGAATGCTGCTGTACAAGTGGAACTCAACCGTGGCATCAAG AGCAAAAATGAAGATCTCCTTAGAAGCATAGAggaaaaaaatgatgacaatgcTAAACTAAGACAGAAATTAAGTGAATTGGAATCCCAGCATCGCTGCGCCGAAGAGCAGTCAGAATCTGAAATGGAGGTACTAAGACAGAGGTGTGACAGTCTGCTGACAGAACAAGCTCTAACCCGACAGGCACACATCAACCAGGTGCGCGACCTGGAGCAGGAGTTAGCACGCCGCGACTGTAGTGGACAGCTTCGTACTGCCCACGGCCTGATACAGGAACTTCAGACGGAGCTCGCGGAGTACACAGAGCTGTCAGATAGTCTCAAGATGGCAGAGATTTTACAG GCGAAGGTACAAGAGGTGGTCACTGAGAATTTCCTGAAGGTGAAGACAGCTGCAGACAAACTACTGACGTTAAAGAGGAATATTGATACAGAG AAATCTGAAGTTGCTGATCAGAAAAAAGTGAATGAGGAAGAAAAAGTTGACCTTGAGGAGATGAAAGTGAAACTTGAATCTTCCCAACAAAGCATGGCACAG TTTGAGACGTTGTACAACTCTACATCTGCTGACCTCCTAAACGCAGCTAACCAGGTCGAGGCCCTCACAGGGGAGCTCCACACAACAAAAACAG CATATGAGGCATGTCAGTTAGGCAAGGAAGAGGTTTTGAATAAACTGAaggaatttgaaaaaaatgagagATCAAAATCTGAGGAAATTCAGGGACTGCAAATTTCTCTCAAGGCAAAAGAGGAGGAGCTTGAAAGTGTGAGCAAACG ACTGACACAGGTGGAAACACAATCCAAGGAAAAAGAACAACTGATCACGTGTGAAAAAGAACA TCTAATCTTGGAGGTGAACAACCTTCAGAGGACGCTGGACTCTCGTGATGAGGATGTTGAACAGGCCGAGAAGGAACTGTATGAGATCCGTGAATACATGACAGAAAAACTGGAGACCCTAGACAGGCTGAAATTGGAGGCTGAGGCTAGAAATATGGAGCTGGATAAGTgtcagaaggaaaacgtaaaacTCAGG GACAATTGTGCTGTGATGCAGTCTTCAATCCAAGAGTTTAA GGCGACGGTACAGAGCAATGCTTATGAGTTGTCGGAGACTAAGGGCCACGCATCTCGTATGTTACATGAACAAGCTGAGGAGTTGAGAGAATGTAGTCAGTCGGCTACGGCTCTCACTGACAAGATGAACACCCTGTTACAAGAGCTTCGTCGTAAAGTCGGCATCTCCACACAACAG AATGCACCCACTAATTCTGAAGTTTGTAAAGAGAATCCTGATGTAGAGGAACCTTGTgagaataataaaaataaaagaaattgtaAAGCTAGAAAATCATTTTTGTCAGAGATATTCCTGGCCGCGTCCAAAAAGGAAACCAGTCTTGTCTCGCCTCTAAGGGAGGAGTACGGTAATGGATCGGATGAGGTAGGGGAAGAGAGTCCCGGGTCTGACCAAAACATCTCCGGGATATATCCTCTACAGAGTAGCACAGAGGTGAGCCCAGCCACCATCAGCAGGAACAAGTTAGGCTCCTCAAGTTCTAGTGCATTTGCACCAGTACGGACTGGTCAGAGCCTGATAGTTCCGCAGGCAGGGCCTTTAGGTTCATCTAGTGATAAGGATTCTACCGACGAGGCCATTAATGTGAACCAGGAAAGTAATACCTCCGAACCAGTCAGCCAACCAGAGGAGACTCTCACTCAACAAATCAACACAATCAACGAATACTTCACAGAAATCATCCGTCTAGCCAGCATTGTGGAGAAGGCATCACGACTGTCTATTGATGAAGTCAACGCTGATAA TGAGGAATTGCGACAGAACATCCAGAGACTACAGATTGTAGAACAGGATGTTGTGAGGAAGGAAAAGGAAGTGGTACGACAGAAGGAAGTTATAACAACACTAGAACAACGACTGGAAAATATGGCTGAGAACCTCGAACGTTTCTCTGACCAGGAATCTCTCATTATG AGCCAGAAGGCAGAACTGATGGACCTACGGTCTCAGCTGAGGGCGCTGGAAGGTGAGAAGCAGGTACTCAAAGACCAGGTGAAGGAAGCCGTGGGTAGGATGTCAGAGAAGTCACAGGGAGGAGAAGGATCATCTAATATCACAGAGGTCTTCAATCTTAAAATGAAG aTCCAGAAATTAAGGGACCAGCTGTTGAAAAAGGATGACTACTATGAGGAGCTCAGCAACAAGGCCACACGTCGG ATAAAAGTGTTGGAGGAGAATTGGAGACGAGCGGAGGCAGAAGTGTATAGATTTGACGAGCTGATAGAAATTGTTGAACAGACACTAACAAAGCGTGCAGATCTTGTGACACAGCACCAGGAGTTGAAATATCTCCAGAAAATTATACAGGGCCAGAAAAGTCTGCCCTCAGAGAGAGACTCAGCTTCTGTGCCTCTGAAATCTATCAAAACTGCTAAATGGTGA
- the LOC138332312 gene encoding putative leucine-rich repeat-containing protein DDB_G0290503 isoform X2, giving the protein METENKENQLVPTFEKVLLNTATASPAICRTPLQSVNNLTVNRSTKKALYSQITPVVKTPGRKAGRACQSLLVYQDKEQPNTEEVLLNSLVCKKVDEVIAKAKLQYENQIAEKEKTIADLQSMVDNVEVTVSNGKQDKGRENTSLTETKSLGTQIGPTETNIFGTQTDPVEMINSETQIDPIETNNCETQIDHVETNSSWTQVSPIETNNSWTQFEPLETNNLGTQIEPIETNSLGTQIDPVETNTLGSQIEAVETNSLGTQFEPIETNSCETQADGSPCLRCEQMDNDILEKQVSLYVNSIVTKCTADLQCEQIAAFLNQTTDADRDHQLVSANSVIQELRTELDQYTGLTESVVLAETLQVKIQQSVEDNYHKLRAAANRLAYLQSQTEQQASDMKEKMEANDLQMKRCQHEKLEVLEKYESMEKMLEMSRDSLAQMEALYKTTSAELTITKSQIQVNSSEVISLTKAYEDSEAGLKEMQSRYTVDTEKLTEEKNLLTSQLEQMEVTLNDLRTDLSDVQEKLSVTEKEVVSQGETITALNSQLEQTKENAAVQVELNRGIKSKNEDLLRSIEEKNDDNAKLRQKLSELESQHRCAEEQSESEMEVLRQRCDSLLTEQALTRQAHINQVRDLEQELARRDCSGQLRTAHGLIQELQTELAEYTELSDSLKMAEILQAKVQEVVTENFLKVKTAADKLLTLKRNIDTEKSEVADQKKVNEEEKVDLEEMKVKLESSQQSMAQFETLYNSTSADLLNAANQVEALTGELHTTKTAYEACQLGKEEVLNKLKEFEKNERSKSEEIQGLQISLKAKEEELESVSKRLTQVETQSKEKEQLITCEKEHLILEVNNLQRTLDSRDEDVEQAEKELYEIREYMTEKLETLDRLKLEAEARNMELDKCQKENVKLRDNCAVMQSSIQEFKATVQSNAYELSETKGHASRMLHEQAEELRECSQSATALTDKMNTLLQELRRKVGISTQQNAPTNSEVCKENPDVEEPCENNKNKRNCKARKSFLSEIFLAASKKETSLVSPLREEYGNGSDEVGEESPGSDQNISGIYPLQSSTEVSPATISRNKLGSSSSSAFAPVRTGQSLIVPQAGPLGSSSDKDSTDEAINVNQESNTSEPVSQPEETLTQQINTINEYFTEIIRLASIVEKASRLSIDEVNADNEELRQNIQRLQIVEQDVVRKEKEVVRQKEVITTLEQRLENMAENLERFSDQESLIMSQKAELMDLRSQLRALEGEKQVLKDQVKEAVGRMSEKSQGGEGSSNITEVFNLKMKIQKLRDQLLKKDDYYEELSNKATRRIKVLEENWRRAEAEVYRFDELIEIVEQTLTKRADLVTQHQELKYLQKIIQGQKSLPSERDSASVPLKSIKTAKW; this is encoded by the exons ATGGaaacagaaaacaaagaaaaccaACTGGTGCCTACTTTTGAAAAG GTATTGCTTAACACAGCCACTGCTTCCCCAGCGATTTGTAGAACTCCACTTCAGAGTGTGAACAACCTTACTGTCAACCGCAGTACTAAGAAAGCCTTGTACAGTCAGATCACACCAGTAGTAAAAACTCCAGGGCGAAAGGCCGGCAG GGCATGTCAGTCACTGCTTGTGTATCAGGATAAAGAACAACCTAACACTGAGGAGGTGCTCCTTAATTCACTGGTGTGTAAGAAGGTGGACGAAGTCATCGCCAAGGCTAAACTG CAATATGAAAATCAGATAGCAGAAAAGGAGAAAACAATAGCCGATCTCCAGAGTATGGTTGATAATGTGGAGGTTACTGTGAGCAATGGAAAACAAGATAAAGGAAGAGAAAACACTAGTCTTACAGAAACAAAAAGTTTAGGGACACAGATTGGTCCAacagaaacaaacatttttggAACCCAGACTGATCCTGTTGAAATGATCAATTCAGAAACACAGATCGACCCTatagaaacaaacaattgtgaAACCCAGATTGACCATGTAGAAACAAACAGTTCATGGACACAGGTTAGTCCTATCGAAACAAATAATTCATGGACTCAGTTTGAGCCTTTGGAAACAAACAATTTGGGGACGCAGATTGAACCTATAGAAACAAACAGTTTGGGGACACAGATTGATCCAGTTGAAACAAACACTTTAGGGTCACAGATTGAAGCTGTAGAAACAAACAGTTTAGGAACTCAGTTTGAACCTATAGAAACAAACAGTTGTGAGACCCAGGCAGATGGTTCTCCGTGTCTGCGATGTGAACAGATGGACAATGATATCCTAGAGAAACAAGTGTCTCTGTATGTCAACAGTATTGTCACCAAGTGTACAGCTGATCTACAATGTGAACAG ATCGCTGCATTTTTAAATCAGACAACGGATGCCGATCGAGACCACCAACTTGTGAGTGCCAACTCTGTGATACAAGAACTACGGACTGAACTAGACCAGTATACAGGGCTAACTGAGAGTGTCGTACTGGCCGAGACACTGCAG GTAAAGATACAACAGAGTGTAGAAGATAACTACCACAAGTTGAGGGCAGCTGCCAACAGATTGGCTTATCTTCAGTCACAGACAGAGCAACAG GCATCTGACATGAAGGAAAAAATGGAAGCTAATGATCTACAAATGAAGCGTTGTCAGCATGAGAAGTTGGAAGTCCTGGAAAAGTATGAAAGTATGGAGAAAATGTTAGAGATGTCGCGGGACAGTCTGGCACAG ATGGAGGctctctataaaacaacatcagcAGAACTAACCATCACAAAGAGTCAGATCCAAGTGAACAGCAGTGAGGTGATCTCACTGACTAAAG CTTATGAGGACAGTGAAGCAGGGTTAAAAGAAATGCAGAGCCGATATACTGTTGACACAGAAAAATTAACAGAGGAGAAAAATCT ACTCACCTCACAACTTGAACAGATGGAAGTTACCCTGAATGATCTCCGTACAGACTTAAGTGATGTTCAGGAAAAGCTATCTGTCACCGAGAAGGAGGTAGTCAgtcaaggggagacaatcacaGCTCTCAACAGTCAGCTAGAGCAAACCAAGGAGAATGCTGCTGTACAAGTGGAACTCAACCGTGGCATCAAG AGCAAAAATGAAGATCTCCTTAGAAGCATAGAggaaaaaaatgatgacaatgcTAAACTAAGACAGAAATTAAGTGAATTGGAATCCCAGCATCGCTGCGCCGAAGAGCAGTCAGAATCTGAAATGGAGGTACTAAGACAGAGGTGTGACAGTCTGCTGACAGAACAAGCTCTAACCCGACAGGCACACATCAACCAGGTGCGCGACCTGGAGCAGGAGTTAGCACGCCGCGACTGTAGTGGACAGCTTCGTACTGCCCACGGCCTGATACAGGAACTTCAGACGGAGCTCGCGGAGTACACAGAGCTGTCAGATAGTCTCAAGATGGCAGAGATTTTACAG GCGAAGGTACAAGAGGTGGTCACTGAGAATTTCCTGAAGGTGAAGACAGCTGCAGACAAACTACTGACGTTAAAGAGGAATATTGATACAGAG AAATCTGAAGTTGCTGATCAGAAAAAAGTGAATGAGGAAGAAAAAGTTGACCTTGAGGAGATGAAAGTGAAACTTGAATCTTCCCAACAAAGCATGGCACAG TTTGAGACGTTGTACAACTCTACATCTGCTGACCTCCTAAACGCAGCTAACCAGGTCGAGGCCCTCACAGGGGAGCTCCACACAACAAAAACAG CATATGAGGCATGTCAGTTAGGCAAGGAAGAGGTTTTGAATAAACTGAaggaatttgaaaaaaatgagagATCAAAATCTGAGGAAATTCAGGGACTGCAAATTTCTCTCAAGGCAAAAGAGGAGGAGCTTGAAAGTGTGAGCAAACG ACTGACACAGGTGGAAACACAATCCAAGGAAAAAGAACAACTGATCACGTGTGAAAAAGAACA TCTAATCTTGGAGGTGAACAACCTTCAGAGGACGCTGGACTCTCGTGATGAGGATGTTGAACAGGCCGAGAAGGAACTGTATGAGATCCGTGAATACATGACAGAAAAACTGGAGACCCTAGACAGGCTGAAATTGGAGGCTGAGGCTAGAAATATGGAGCTGGATAAGTgtcagaaggaaaacgtaaaacTCAGG GACAATTGTGCTGTGATGCAGTCTTCAATCCAAGAGTTTAA GGCGACGGTACAGAGCAATGCTTATGAGTTGTCGGAGACTAAGGGCCACGCATCTCGTATGTTACATGAACAAGCTGAGGAGTTGAGAGAATGTAGTCAGTCGGCTACGGCTCTCACTGACAAGATGAACACCCTGTTACAAGAGCTTCGTCGTAAAGTCGGCATCTCCACACAACAG AATGCACCCACTAATTCTGAAGTTTGTAAAGAGAATCCTGATGTAGAGGAACCTTGTgagaataataaaaataaaagaaattgtaAAGCTAGAAAATCATTTTTGTCAGAGATATTCCTGGCCGCGTCCAAAAAGGAAACCAGTCTTGTCTCGCCTCTAAGGGAGGAGTACGGTAATGGATCGGATGAGGTAGGGGAAGAGAGTCCCGGGTCTGACCAAAACATCTCCGGGATATATCCTCTACAGAGTAGCACAGAGGTGAGCCCAGCCACCATCAGCAGGAACAAGTTAGGCTCCTCAAGTTCTAGTGCATTTGCACCAGTACGGACTGGTCAGAGCCTGATAGTTCCGCAGGCAGGGCCTTTAGGTTCATCTAGTGATAAGGATTCTACCGACGAGGCCATTAATGTGAACCAGGAAAGTAATACCTCCGAACCAGTCAGCCAACCAGAGGAGACTCTCACTCAACAAATCAACACAATCAACGAATACTTCACAGAAATCATCCGTCTAGCCAGCATTGTGGAGAAGGCATCACGACTGTCTATTGATGAAGTCAACGCTGATAA TGAGGAATTGCGACAGAACATCCAGAGACTACAGATTGTAGAACAGGATGTTGTGAGGAAGGAAAAGGAAGTGGTACGACAGAAGGAAGTTATAACAACACTAGAACAACGACTGGAAAATATGGCTGAGAACCTCGAACGTTTCTCTGACCAGGAATCTCTCATTATG AGCCAGAAGGCAGAACTGATGGACCTACGGTCTCAGCTGAGGGCGCTGGAAGGTGAGAAGCAGGTACTCAAAGACCAGGTGAAGGAAGCCGTGGGTAGGATGTCAGAGAAGTCACAGGGAGGAGAAGGATCATCTAATATCACAGAGGTCTTCAATCTTAAAATGAAG aTCCAGAAATTAAGGGACCAGCTGTTGAAAAAGGATGACTACTATGAGGAGCTCAGCAACAAGGCCACACGTCGG ATAAAAGTGTTGGAGGAGAATTGGAGACGAGCGGAGGCAGAAGTGTATAGATTTGACGAGCTGATAGAAATTGTTGAACAGACACTAACAAAGCGTGCAGATCTTGTGACACAGCACCAGGAGTTGAAATATCTCCAGAAAATTATACAGGGCCAGAAAAGTCTGCCCTCAGAGAGAGACTCAGCTTCTGTGCCTCTGAAATCTATCAAAACTGCTAAATGGTGA